The nucleotide window AAAAAACTCTACTAGAGAGTTTTTTTTAATTAATCcctgggactagaaaaagtcctaggacttctCAACCAAACACCACCTTTGTCAGACCACTAGTGCAGCCGAGTCTGAAAGAAACGGCACTCAAGACTTGTTGGTTTATTGATGGATTGAAAACCCTGCCGGCAGGCAGACTTGTTGTAGCTCTAATCGCACTTGCGAGACATTCAAATGTTCATTTCCCCCGACAGGGACTCTACATTCAGCTATGACAAGCTTGCCCTCACAACTCCCTCGCTCAAACGGCTCAAAAAAAACTCCCTCTCTCACCAGTCGTTTACATATCGCATTTTTTTCCGCTGGTACTCTGAAAAATCTTTTGGTCCACGGAGAAAAAAACGGAATGTTTTATTTGATATTTAATAAAAAACTATGAAACACAAAAAATGTTCACGGGTCTGAGAAAAGCTTACGAATTAGAAaaatatttgtgatttttttcAAAGATATCATGAAAAAGAAATAAAATCACGtatttgaaaaaagtttgagtATCAGAAAATTCACGAATTTCAAGATTTGTTCCCTCATTtgaaaatgttcacaaatttgatttttttcATGAACTTGACCGTTAATTTTATTTAAAAAGTTAATAAATTGGGAAAAcatcatgaatttgaaaaaagttcaagAACTTAAAAATATTAATGAATTTGAAAAGTTCACCAAATTGAATTTTTTAACaaatttttaaaaagttcataGAATTGAAAAAATCATGAACTTGGAAATAGAAAATAATGGAAAAAGAAATGAAAAGTAAAAGACaaaggaaaaaagagaaaggtaaaaaaagaagaaaaaaacaaagaaCCCAAAGCCTAAAAGACGCACCAAGAAAAACCGGGCGAACCTCTATAAGGTTCTAAAAAACTGGTGGGGGCGATAATGGTCTGGCAACCTACATATAGTACCCCCTCCGTTTCGAATTATTTGTCgcagatatggatgtatctagatgtattttagttctaaatacaCCCATTTCTGCgatgagtaatttggaacggagggagtacatcctAACGAACTAGGGGATGTGTACTGAGTTGCGAAAACAGTTACATCTGGTGCTTAAGATACCAAATAGATATCTGACTATGTCTCGCTTATAGCGAAGGCGGGAGCCCACAGGACACTATCTTTTTTATCTTCTGTTTGTTCATGTTTTTtcgttttttctttcttttattatttttGCTTACAATTACAAATATTCTAAACATATATATATTACAAAAAGCTTTACATGAAACATTTTAAAAATtattaatcaagcatttggaAAATGTTAAACGTGTATTGATAAAATGTTTCTCATGTATACAAACAATCTATACAAAAAATATATAATGTGTATGAAAAAGTTGACcatttttaaaaaatgttaataaagcatttgaattttttaatcaggtatttgaaaaatgttaatcaaacATTTAAATAATATTAAATTTATATAGATTTTTTTGTCGTGAACATGAAAAAAATACAATGTGCATGAAAAAAATGTCAACCATGTATTTATAAAATATTAAACGTGTATACAAAATGGTTCCTGGTATATACAAAAAACATAACATATATTAAATAAAAGTAGACATAAAGATatattttttaaaatatttttgtacttaaaaatgttaaacatgtctATAAGAACATCCGGCTGGGTGACTTTTTTTGTCCGGGTAGGCAGTTCAGACATTTGGGGGTTATGGGGCGTCCGGTTTTAGATGACTAGATGCTATAAGATATCTCTAACCTATCCCCTATAATTTAGAGGAGGATATGCTCCTCTAAAAAGTGTTGTTTCTAACCGATCCACTAAACTTAACTCTTTATTTTTGACAGATTCGATTAATTTTGGGCCATCGAGTGAAACTTCACTACTCGATTATTTTATTAAATGACATCTTGATTACATACTTCACGAGTTCTTCGTTAAGAGAACCGATTCAAGAAAAACTATAAGAAAATTTACACATTTCAATAGAAACACCACTTCGAACCGATTCAAGAAAAACTATAAGAAAATTTAGACATTTCAATAGAAACACCACTTCGCCAATTGCGTCTGCTAGTCCAATCATAGCTTTCTCCATATCTTCATTGTCTACATTGTTGATATTCTCTATTGGCTTCTCAAGCTTGCACACTTCTTTATTCTCCACCTCCTCAAATTTGGACATTGCATCCTTTCTAGTCTCAGACTTCGACATTGCGTCCTCTCTAGTCCCATTTCTAGCAACTAGTGCACTAACATCTACTTCCTCCGTCCGGATTTATTAGGCCTAAAGATAACTTCTCTTAGACCAAGACACATAGTAATTTGCTCACATTAATTCTTCCATTCCACTCTCAATgcactctctcacatgcatgcaaCCAATGAAAAAGCACGCATGAAGTGTATTAATTTTTCAACCATGGCACCAACAACAATAGCTTTCAATGCAACCAATAAAAtgattgcatgcatgcaccttTCCAACGTGAGGCCTTATAAAAGGGGACATGCTTGTGATGCTGAgaggcctaataaacccggacggagggagtaggaaACTGGAGATGACACCCATGCGCAACGGGAATTGTGAAAGGATCgttatggttgactagagggggggtgaataggcaactaccaatttttagcttttctttaccaaattaaactttgcatcaaagtaggttgtctagatgtgcaactaggtgagcaacctatatgatgcaataacaacaagcatacaagcaagcaagggtagaaacaataaagaggttgcacaagtaaaggtaagagataaccaagagtggatccggtggagacgaggatgtgttaccgaagttccttccttttgaggggaagtacgtctccgttggagcggtgtggaggcacaatgctccccaagaagccactagggccaccgtattctcctcacgccctcacacaatgcgagatgtcgtgattccactattggtgcccttgaaggcggcgaccgaacctttacaaacaaggttggggcaatctccacaactcaatcggaggctcccaacaagaccacgaagcttcaccataatggaatatggctccgaggtgacctcaaccgtctagggtgctcaaacacccaagagtaacaagatccgctagggatgagtgggggaatcgaaaatcccttggtggaagtgtagatcggggccttctcaaccactcccgagaaaatcaacaaatttgattggctagagaAATAGATCGGGCGGAAAtgaagcttggagtatttaatggagcttgagcaataaatggagcttgggggaggaagaggtaggtgagaaggaggaaggggactcccttttatagtgggggcaacaatcccgttGCCCCCCCACCAACCaaccccgcacagggcggtactaccgctgagagggggcggtactaccgccaggcgacggtactgccgcgctgaggagacttagtagggaacggacccaaatgcggtactaccgtggtggtagggcggtactaccgctcctggaacggtactaccgccactacaaccatgactagtgccgcaaaacccgacacgagaaaaagacctctcgaatcgaggcggtaggatccagactacccagcggtactacggcagaggggtcaagggcggtagtaccgctgtggagcggtactgccgcctgtgacccttcggccgtagtaccgcaggcagtgcggtactaccgctggggcgtGAGAGGGAGGGAGAAGGGATCTCTCAAGGAAGCTGAGGACcaggcggaggtgccaggcccccagaggtactactgctgtggagccacgacggtactaccgctgcaaagcggtactgccgcttgtggcttctcagcggcactaccgctgggtgcgcggtactgccgcttagACCTAGACAgaacaaggaagagaggagagatctcttcaatggacaggaaaagctcggagggtgagaagctgatgtgtacgtgatgattccacccaagcaaaaccccaacggaccccctcttgatagtagagtgccctctacgcaactagtccaccgagaaagaaacgaaagagctacaccgtcttgaaatacactccgaggggaagaacgcgtctcgtgccaggggagaatctgtgaattaaacaaagcacaagattagtccgcaaacatgttgtcatcaatcaccaaaactaccttgagagagatatgccgtaacaaaTTGGATGCGGTAATTCCTATGAGATTTGATGGTCTAAAAATTTGGTATTCTGATTACCAATGTGATAATTTAGAGTCAAGCACGTACGTAATTTAATATATTTGATTAATATATAGTTGTTGGAAATTTATTTAATATAAGTATTGAAAGTGCAGGTTATCGACCAGAGAGGGGTGAATGGGAGAATTTTACAAATTCGTCAAAGATGGGAGGTTTTGACGAATAACATGGGGACGAGAGATGTAATAGGATGAAAACTAAATCGTCACAATGAAACAAGACATGCACAATAATAGATACAGATTAAGAACATGCAAGCATACATACAATCAGACATGCACAATAATAGATACAGATTAAGAACATGCAAGCATACATACAATCAAAACGTATGCATGATGAATTGAAGGAATGAAATGCATCAAAATGAAAGTCTTCTGTTCAAAGTCGTTAGTATGCAAGACACAAATTCTTCAAGTGCAGAAGTACAAAAAGTAGAGGGTTGAGGAATTTGAAACCAGGCTGGCTCGGTGAAGATacatgatttgtttgaccagttccagttgttgtatCAACTATGCGTCTGGTTAGGGAGACTGAGATTGGACTAAAAAACACTAAGTCTTCACCTTATTCCAGCTGTTGTATCAAAAGGCACTAAGTCTTCACCTTATTCctcttgagctaaggtcacttagaccccgcccaatcactcatggtaagtcttcaaggtagacttccaaaaccttcacaaactcgttCTATGGCACTCCCACAAATTCGTCTTGGATGCACAGACCATGACACCTAACCGTCTGGTAGAATGATGGTCTTCAAAGGTAACAGGTGTCGGATCACACAGGGTAATCTCTTTAGTGACACTCAATCACTTTGGCTTTGAGTGTTTGGGTTTTTCCTTCCCCGGGGTTTTCTCAAGTTCGCCAGAGGAAGGGTTGCCCTCAAATGACACTTGTCAATCTCTCTCTTGAAGCAGCCAACTAGCTATCGGTTGGGGGGGGGGTTATTTATAGCAGGGGCAACCTGCCAAGATAAGACATAAACATCCTTCGGGCACGACCATTGTCAGGATAAGGATCCACTCAACAGTTGGCAATCGCGTAGCAACAGCCAGAATGACAAATTCATCAGAACTCCCATTTTCCTCACATGGTATGCAAAATCGCACTGGCGAAGTCCTAACTCTTCAGCCAGTCCAGTTTCATCAacgaccagaagaacttcgtctctatcGTTAAAGAACTCGACTACATCACAAGAGATTTCTAACGTCTTCACTCGAAAAATAGGTATATTTTTGGGTTTGAGCATCACTTCGTAAATACCCCTATGTATCACCtagaccccctttaacagtatggtgtttcctatgactcaagtaGAAAGAAATTATGAAAACAAAGTCTTCAAGCTTTCAATTCTTCACATCAATTTCTTCAAAGGTCACACCAAATTCTTCACTGAAGAAATACAATTTTAGGGGTCGTCTTTTGTCGATTAAACCAAATCTCCAAGGACTACATCTCCTGTGTACACTCAAAACACATTAGTCCTTTAATCCATTTGTCTTTAATACTCCAAAACCATCAagggggcactagatgcacttacaagtaTAACATGCAAGATGCTTGTTAAGGTGGATATTTTCTCGTGCATAATGACATAGTGAGTTGGCATagttgcatgttgagagaattaAATTTAGTGGGGCATGCATGATGGCATGATGAGGTGGCATAGTTGCATGTGAGGATAATTGAGTCAGTGGAGATTAACTATTTAGGTATATATGATATATGATATATGATTTCTCGCTGTCAATAGATCAATGTACTCTTCTCACCGATACCAAAATGTGTATCCTTCCTACATACAATTTTGTGCAAATAACGTATTTCAAATTGCAACGAGTCCAGAGAACAAACGTATAAAATGGCATCCACTGGTCCTTTTCACACTTGTAAAAAACCCATCCAGGATATTCGGCATGCCAGCAGTAATCACGTTTACTAACCGGTAGAGGCACGCCGACAAGCTGTTGGCCGAGGACTGAGTcccccctcctcccccccccccgacGAGGGGCGAGGCGGTACCGGCGGGCGGTCTACGGTTGAGATGCGAACACCGATAGGAGTAGGACATACCGAGAAGCGGTGCAGAGCAGTCGAGGTGGCTGCGCGGGCGGCAACGAGCGTAGATCCGTCGATTTGGGCGTCGACGATGGAGAATCGACCAAATTAACCGGCGACAAGGAGCGCGGCAGGTGCTACGGGGGTCAGTAGTAACGCGTGGTGGCCGATGAAGGCAAGTAGGGCAGCGTCGGAATGGATGCAACACATGGTAGGGAGGGTATGATCGAGGGGGTACTTTTACTCCTTCGGTGAGCGGTCGAGTATATTTAGGAGTCAGGCGGGCACGAACGATAAATTTTACTTAAACATTGTAAGGGATCAATTAGATGCAGTTTAGAGGAGGAAAAGTTTCCTCCCCTAACCCTAGGAGACTAGGGCAAACTTTCCCTCCAGACTTGTGAGCCGGTGGATTAGCCTCCCCTTCGCCTGCCGTTCCGGCGGCCGGTGGCGGGTAGGAGAATTTCAGTGCCTCCGCTTCGTTTAGTAGCTTAGGTTAGTGTATTTTAGTCCCCACATGTGCGGAGTTCAGGCGGTTGGCAGCGCTTTTTCTTTGAGTTTGTCTTCGGGCTTCGATCCTCCTCGAGTTTATCCGTTTGGACGAGCCGACGGAGCTCCGCGTAGATCCTGCCATCTTCTTGGGTTAGTGAGGTTAGGGTTTCTCGTCATGTTGTGTGACTTGATGTCAGATGCTTCAGATCTAGCAAGGGTTCAACAGTGGTGACCGTGGCTCCAGGGCGCTGCACGTGCATTAAGACTTTTCGGCTGTCATCGAcaaggtcaagccggctccggtaGAAAGCAGTGACAGCGGCTCGTTCTGACGGTAGTACTGGTCGTTTGATGGTCTAGAAATTTAGACGTAATTTTTGTTATGTTTGAGATACTTTGTACTATAGATGATTTTTTATAATAGATATAATTCATTTATGTTGATAACTGTTTAGGGATCAATTAGGGACACTTAATTGGTTGGTTTGTGAGTAGTATACATGTGGTTGGTTTGTATCGATTTTGGTCCGGTTTTTCATTGATTAACTGGACAATTCTCTTTTTCTTAATTAATcgatgaggcaaatcttttgccttcGTTTCGAAAAAAAAGGTTAGAGCAACTTcaatggggcgacccatttcgttcgctcgcgtccgtttgggtcggcgcggacaaaagtggcggcccaacgcgccgacccaaattCAAATCATGTCCGCCTGGCGTTCGCGCCGACCAATTTCTGGCCCAAAATTGCGCCTGAAATGCGTCGGCGCGGATGCGCCGCGCGTCTCCTCGCCGTGCGCCGCGTCCTCATCTGGCGGCCACCCAACCGCCACCGGTCGTCTTATTTATGACGACCACCAACAGCGGGCCCACGCGTCAGCCAGTGGAAGCGTCCTTTTTTAACCACGCATGCGGCGGGGTCGGCCTCATCCACTTCTTCCGTCCACATCTGCCCCCCACCACTCCCTTTGCTTCCTCGCCGGCGACCGCAAACCCTAGCCATGGGCCTCTTCGGCAGCATCAATGGCAAGGGCATGGGCACCCCGGCGCCTCGTCCTCCCGTGCTCcccttccccctcctcctcctccggcggcGACACATTTCCGCCCTGGTCGCCGGCGCCTGCACATCCCGGTGCACCAAGCGCGGTGGCACTGGGAGTACAGGCAGCCATTGTCGTACCCCAATATCACGCTGCCGCACCGTTGGCATCTGGATCCGCAGTGGATCCCGGTGCCGGCGGTTCCTCGTACCCAACGGGCGCACGACGACAAGGTGCGCAGGCTTGCCGCAATGTCGACGCGGCTTGCCGCAATGCCGCCGCCCCAGCAGACGCCGGAGGAGGCTGCCCTGGCAGCGTACCAGGCGGCGTTCAGGTGGGCTGGCCCTGCTCCGGTCTTCATTGACCTCACCGACGACGGCGGCGTCGACGGCAAGGGCAAGAGCAAGGTCGACGACGTCTACGGCAGCGTACCGGGCGGCAGCAGGCGGACGCGGACTTTTTTAATGTTTTATTTAATGTTTATTAGATTTAAGTGGACTTTAGCCGGCGTTTGACCGACCACTTTATGTTTAATTATGTTTATTTCGTGCAACTTATTATTATTTTTCCACGGCGGCACATTTGGGTCGGTCTTTTCATTGGACGGTCAAGCCGGCCCATTTTAAAATGCGGACGCGCACGTCCGCCTGGCCAATCCAAACGGATAAAAAATGGATAAAACGTGCGTTTGTTTGGATCGCCCCGTTGGATTTGCTCTTGGATATGCTTAGAGAAATAGAGCAGGGCGGATGGGCAGGGGATCCGGCTGAGAAAGCGAGAAAATAAAGAAGCGGAAAACCAGGGGAAACAGTGAAGGAAAGCAGTTGTCGCTGGTCAGAGCAGTCATCGCTCCTATTTCCACACTACACAAAATGGGGGCAGGGCAAAGCACCAGCGCGGCGGAAACAGTACCGCGGCACAGACTGCGCCATCACCACCAGTCCATCTCGCCCCCAGCCCAGAGGCTCCTCCACTCGCCTTTCCCCtcccctcctccgccgccgcctctccctcgGCGCAGCATCACCCCCTCGATCCCACGCTCCCCCGGCCAGTTCGCGGTCTCCCGCCGCGATTCCGCGCGGTGGGACGGCCGATCCGGCCGGGCCCTGTTCGTGTGGTGTGGGCACGTACTTCGCTCGGACTTGCGGGGAGAATCGGCGGCCGGATCGCACGATGGGCAGGTTGGTGGCCTGTTTGCTTCAGTTATTGCTAAATTGTGCGTGTGATTTCGTGGTAGCCATGTGAGGGCGCTTGTGCTTCCCGGAATTGCATGCGTGTCTCGCGGCTTCAGTTTGTGCTGCAGTTCGTGGAATGTGCGATCCGGTTCTAGGAGGTCCGAATATAGGTCGTTTTTGGTGAGATTTTTTCGCTAGTGGGTTTAGTGTTAGTCTACTGTCTAGTTGATCGTACAAGTGTTCTAGGTGATTTTATAAGTTAGGCCAACAGAAATAAAAATGGTACTAGAGAAGATGTGATACGTTTTACTGTTTGGAAGAGAAGGGCTAGAAGGATTTATGCATCCAATGTCATGTTCATACTTCTGGACCGTGTAGCTAGTACGATCACTGGAGGCAATGTTGCTTATGGCATATATGATACAGTAATGTAGGGTTTTCTATATTTCAGTGGTTTAATTTCTGGCATGCATCATTTTTTCTGTATGACAATTCATGAACAGTGATTTCCATGTTGAACTATTGGTGAATCTTGGGTGCTATCTCGCTGATATGTGCTTGTTTACTCCTTTTTTCACAGGGATCTTCTACTGGATAGTGTGGTATTGTGCTGAAATCACCGCGGACACTCTTTTGTGATTGTCTCTGATACTGATTGGTGTATTGcgcctcttcttcttcatcatcaatGGGCATTGTGAAGGTTGCAAGTGGTGCGCCTATAGCGAAGAGTAGTTACAGCCGTGAAAACGAGGACCTTACACAAGAGGAGAGATTACTGCTTGAGAGCTTTCCTAGTCATGATTCTGCCGATGACTGCGAACATGCGGAGGTCGATTGTGAGCTTGCAATGTCTGGAGGCCAGTTGTGCAATGTGCCTTATGGGCTTTATGATCTGCCTGAGTTAAATGACATACTGTCTCTGGAGACGTGGAACTCATGTCTAACAGAAGAAGATAGATTCCGTCTAGCAGCATACCTCCCGGACATGGACCAACATGACTTGTTTACAACAATGACGGAGCTCTTGAGTGGCAGTGCTATGTTCTTTGGGAGTCCACTTAGAGGGTTTTTTGACAGATTGAATGGTGGATTTTATTCTCCAGAAGTTTCTCGGGCAAGAGAATTACTGATGAACTTTCAGAGACGAAGGTATTATCATTTTCTGAAGTTGTATCATGATGGCATTGTTTGGAAGTTTGCGTGCATGGACAAGCTGTGGAGAAGAAGTCTTGTGGATACTAGTCTTGAGGAGAAGATTCACATTTGGCACAACTGGATACAAGAGAAGCTTCTCACATTTGCAGATCCAAACAGTTCTCCTTTGAATGCAAGACTATCAAATATTGGTGAGGTTGAAGCTGCCAGTTTTGCATCATTGAAGCGAGCTAAACTTATAGAAGGGACATCAAGTACCAATTGGTCAGCCAAATACAAGGAGATAGTCCATGAAGCAAAACCAGTGGAAATTAGCTCATCGAACAGTCACATTTTTCACCTTCAAGATGTGCCAGGTGAAAAATGTAGCAAACCACCAAAAGTCGTGCTTAAAGCAAATGCCGACAGTGATTTCCTTGCTGATGGCAATGCAGGAATATGTCATACACCAGGACTGATCCCACTCGCTCAGCTGGGAGTGCAGGTCTCCACCTTTTCTCCTTATGCTTTTTCACAGCATGTACATAATTTTTCTGTGAATCCATCTTATCCTTTATACATAAACACAAGGAGAAATTCTTTAGGCAGTTCAAGCTCAAAAGCCTGGCAGTTGGAGGGTGCACTAGAAACTTACCCTATCTTGGTCAAAAGCCCATTTGGAGTCCAGCATGCTGTTTTGGAGGATCTCAAAACAGGCAACCATTCTGCAGCGTTGAGTGGGTATCAGTCAGCAGCTAATAAACCTATCACAGCATATTCAGATGAAGGAAACGACACAAGAGAATCCCTCCATGAGAAGAACCTTTTGAAGAACTTTGGTCGGCCGGGTGCCATGGTTCCTGAAAGTTCTCCTGGTCTGTATATGAGAACCGCCATTGGCCACGAGACGAACGGATTGATGAAAATGTCCAACCCAGGAAATGCTGACATTATTTCTGAGATGCTTACCCTTGGTGCAAGCACAAACCCACCTTATAACTTCCCGATGCAGTCTGAGACAGTGCTCAAACAGCATCATGATGGGCTGAAGACGAAGGCACCTCCTTTCATGAACTCTGCTACAAGAGTTGAAGGACATAGATTCCCTTACACATACGCAAGGAGGAAGCCACACAGGGCGGTCGACCTCGTGGATCCTGTTGAGACGCCGACCATGGTGGGTTCAGAGACAGCGAGTGGGCTGGCTAGCATGGCAAATGTAAAGGCGAAGGGCATCAAACTTTGAAGTTTGCGAGCAACAAACAAGGAGATCTGATTATAGAGATGGGGAGTTGGCTTAACATCTAGCTAACATAGTAAATAAGGGTAATGTTTTGCTTTCTGTTGCGAAGTCGAATTGGCTGAAGCCTCCCTTTGTTACAGTATCATTCGGTATCTCAAGAGGACAAGTAGATAACAATCCTGTTAGATGAAATATGCAAAGCAGTCGAGTCTCACACCTAATTATTTCCCAATGACTCTTTGCTGCAATCATATAGTAAATTCTTATGGGCTTCAGATTTCTCTGTGATATCTATATATTTCTGATGTAGTATTATCTCTTTTCTCAATTTTCGTTCCGTTCAGTCAACACAGTCTCTAATATATGTTAGCCATTTATGTGAAATGTAATTGTACTCAACTTTGACGAAAAATGAAAACTGGCAGCGTAGTTTCTACGTGACAAGCAAGTTGACAAGTGTGCTATACTTCACTACAATCTATGTATGACTGAATTTTCACAGATTCGTCGGTTCAGAATTCGAGATTTGAAATTTGAAATTCGTGTTATCTCTAGCATCAACCAGAGAGGATAATAAAGTATAAACCAAACCATGCCACCATCTTATATTACCATATCAATGGATTAAGGCATATGCCAAAGAAAAAACTTGAATAAAATCATATTATACCCTGAATTCTTTTTATGTTGCGCGATCCAAAAGGAAGATGAATCCGAAATAGGGTTTCCCCCTGCtttctctccctaataataaagcacggattgactttGTCGGGTTTACCGTCACAATACGAATttttttggaatagcagaggtcttaAGGACTTGGCTAAGAGAAGGTTTCTAGTTGATGCTTCGATAGAACACAAGTTGGATTTTATCGCTATTTCTGAGACTGGTAGGGACAACTTCACACCCCAGTTTCCGAGTACTCTATCGGGAGGTGTGGAGTTTGATTGGCATTGTCTGCCTCCAAGAGGAAGATCCGGTGGGATTCTACTTGGGGTCAAGTGTGATTCCTTAGAAGTCCGGGATGTGGTTATGGGTGATTTTGCGGTTAAGTTTAGGGTCAGATCGAAGACTGATGGGTTTCGTTGGGCCTTGGTGGCGGTATATGGTGCCGCGCAGCCTGAATTCAAACCAGACTTTTTGGCGGATTTAGTCCGTATTTGTGGTAGCGAGCAGCTCCCAATTCTGGTTGGGGTGATTTCAATATTATCTGTAGACGGGATGAAAACAACAGTGATAACTTTGACGGCAGATGGTCGTTCATGTTCAATACTATCATTGAAAGCTTGGATCTTAGAGAGATAGAGCTATCTGGTCGAAAATTCACTTGGGCTAATTTATTACCAACCCCGATGTTTGAGAAGCTGGATCGTGTCCTCGCTAGTGTCGAATGGGAACAGAAATTTCCCCTGGTAACGGTCCATGCGTTATCCCGAGCCGTTTCCGACCATACTCCATTGCTCGTTGACTCAGGAGAGGCAACGCATGTGGGGAACAAGAACACGTTCTCTTTCGAATTAGCGTGGTTTGAGAAAGAAGGGTTCATAGATCTGATAGCCAGAGAATGGGCTAAGGATTCGGGTGGGAGGTCGAATGTTGACAGATggcaaaacaaaataaaacatCTAAGGCAATTCTTACGTGGATGGGCTAAACATTTAAGTGGAATTTATAAGATTGAAAAGGATAGACTCCTTGACCTTATTCAATCCCTAGATGTAAAGGCCGAATCCTCCATTCTAGATACCAGAGAGCTGGAAACTAAAATGGAGGCGGAGTTACGATTGAAAGAGCTTCTTCGAGAGGAGGAATTGTAGTGGGCATTGCGTGCGGAAGTCCGCAAAATCGTCAAAGGGGACGATAATATCCAATTCTTCCACATGATTGCAAATGGCAAACATCGAAAGAAGAGAATCTTTCAGCTCGAGCAGGATGAGGGGACGATTTTAGGGCAGAAAA belongs to Triticum urartu cultivar G1812 chromosome 7, Tu2.1, whole genome shotgun sequence and includes:
- the LOC125519973 gene encoding uncharacterized protein LOC125519973; translated protein: MGIVKVASGAPIAKSSYSRENEDLTQEERLLLESFPSHDSADDCEHAEVDCELAMSGGQLCNVPYGLYDLPELNDILSLETWNSCLTEEDRFRLAAYLPDMDQHDLFTTMTELLSGSAMFFGSPLRGFFDRLNGGFYSPEVSRARELLMNFQRRRYYHFLKLYHDGIVWKFACMDKLWRRSLVDTSLEEKIHIWHNWIQEKLLTFADPNSSPLNARLSNIGEVEAASFASLKRAKLIEGTSSTNWSAKYKEIVHEAKPVEISSSNSHIFHLQDVPGEKCSKPPKVVLKANADSDFLADGNAGICHTPGLIPLAQLGVQVSTFSPYAFSQHVHNFSVNPSYPLYINTRRNSLGSSSSKAWQLEGALETYPILVKSPFGVQHAVLEDLKTGNHSAALSGYQSAANKPITAYSDEGNDTRESLHEKNLLKNFGRPGAMVPESSPGLYMRTAIGHETNGLMKMSNPGNADIISEMLTLGASTNPPYNFPMQSETVLKQHHDGLKTKAPPFMNSATRVEGHRFPYTYARRKPHRAVDLVDPVETPTMVGSETASGLASMANVKAKGIKL